One Trichoderma atroviride chromosome 7, complete sequence DNA segment encodes these proteins:
- a CDS encoding uncharacterized protein (BUSCO:EOG092D4NLC~TransMembrane:1 (o126-144i)), with product MAPTSNILRAARPILRQRAAGSSPFFTSQNQQFFRQQFRQQGKRWQSTASGEQQETASWFKRAWESEVGIKTVHFWAPVMKWALVLAGISDFARPAEKLSFAQNFSLMCTGLIWTRWCFVIKPKNMLLAAVNFFLALVGITQISRITMHEMNKKETVKDVVEAKVKA from the exons ATGGCCCCTACGAGCAACATTCTGCGCGCCGCCCGGCCCATCCTCCGCCAACGCGCCGCCGGATCTtcgcccttcttcaccaGCCAGAACCAGCAGTTCTTCCGCCAGCAGTTCCGCCAGCAGGGCAAGCGATGGCAGAGCACGGCGTCCGGGGAGCAGCAGGAGACTGCGAGCTGGTTCAAGAGGGCGTGGGAGAGCGAGGTTGGCATCAAGACGGTGCACTTTTGGGCGCCTGTCATGAAG TGGGCTCTTGTCCTGGCGGGTATTTCCGACTTTGCTCGTCCTGCTGAGAAGCTGTCCTTTGCGCAAAACTTCTCTCTCATGTGCACCGGTTTGATCTGGACGCGCTGGTGCTTTGTCATTAAGCCCAAGAACATGCT GCTCGCCGCTGTcaacttcttcctcgccctcgtcggAATCACTCAAATTAGCCGCATCACCATGCACGAGATGAACAAGAAGGAGACCGTCAAGGACGTTGtcgaggccaaggtcaaggctTAA